Part of the Bacillus sp. N1-1 genome, TTCGTAATCGCCAATCCGATTCCAGAGCCTGACTGATCACCTGTATAAAAACGGTCAAAGACGCGTTCTGGGTTCTCCCCAAATCCAGTACCATCATCTCGAATTTCGATCGTAACCTGATTTTCTTCTTTCCGCATACGAATTTCGATGAGAGATGAGGCGAATCTAAGGGCATTCCCAATAATATTCAAGAAAGCTTGCTTCATTTTATCTGCGTCTACCTCTACATGAACCGCATAATCACCATCATACTTTAGCTTTAACCCGTTCTGGTAAGCTAATGGTTTTACTGCCGTCACCGCTTCTTTCATAATAAGTTGCATGTCGACCACTTCGTAGGTGAAAGCCTCTTCTACTGTTTCCAGTCTTGTTAAATAAGAAATATCTTGCACAATCTTCTTGAGTCGCTGCGTTTCATTTACGATTACTTCAAGACTATGCTCCACTTCTTCTCCGACAATCACTTCGTCTAGAATTCCTTCCGCATTCCCTTGGATTGCCATCAGAGGGGTTTTGAGTTCATGAGAGGCATTTTGAAGAAATTCTTTTTGATCAAAATCATTTTTTCGTAGCTGATCCGTTAGTTCTTCGAAGGTTTCCGCTAGTTCATTAATTTCATCTTTTGACTTAAGTTTTAGTGGAGGCTGTGGCTTCCGCATACTAAATCGTCTCATGTGATCTGCCAGTAGACGAATCGGTCCCGTTATGCCTCTTTGCATCCAAGCAGCAAGGAGTACCGCAACTGCTGCAGAAACGAAGAGACTGAACGCCTGGGCCTGCTCGATAATTCGATTAAAGCCTTCCAAACTCTCTACCTTTGTAAAAAGGACAAGACGGCCAATTTGCTCACGAGAGTCATTGATTGACACTTCCTCTGTAACAAATAGCTTCCCCTTGTTTTCTTCATACTCCATTTGAACGTCTTCATCGACATTTGAATAAATCGCCCTGTCATTTTGGTTATAAATAATGAACTGAGATGAAATTAAATTACCCGCCATTTCAATTCTTCTACGATCCAGTAAACCATTCGGTGGCTGATTGCCTTTCCAATTTCGATCTTCAAGCATATGGCTAATTTGAAGGCCTTCTTTTTGAAGCTGATCCCTCGCTTCACGAACAAGGTATTCTTGAAAAAGATATCGAAATGAGACCGTCGTAATGAGAAGAATAACCACGATTAAAACAACATAGCTAAGAAATAGTTTCGTGCCGATTTTAACCTTCTTCATCGATTTTATAACCATACCCCCAGACCGTAACGATTTTCAAATCCCCATCTACCATCTTTTTCCGTAGCCGCTTCACTAGATCATCAATCAACCTTCCATCACCTGCATAGTGATATCCCCAAATTGTTTCGATTAGCTTTTCTCTTGTGAATGGTTGCCCGGGGTTTTGAATAAGAAAGGCAAGTACATCATATTCTTTTGGTGTTAATGCTATTTCCTGATCCTCTATTAATACTTGTCTTTTTTTCTTATTCAATTGGACATTTTTCAAATGAATTTGATAGGAAGATTGCCCCTGTTCTACTCGATCGATCCGTTTAAATATATTTTTAATCCGTACAACCAGTTCACGCGGACTAAATGGTTTAGTTAAATAATCATCCGCCCCAAGTTCGAGTCCCAGGATCCGATCTAGTTCTTCATCCCTTGCAGAAACGACGATAACTGGTATAAAAGACTGCTTCCTTAACAGTCGAAGCAGTTCAAGCCCATCGACATTAGGCATCATAATATCCAATACCAATAAATCGGGTTCACTCGTTTTAAGAGCACTTAACACTTCAGCTCCATCCTGAAAGATTGATACCGTAAACCCTTCTTTCTTTAAATACTTTTCTAAAATATCACGTATGTTTTGTTCATCATCGATAACAAAAACGTGTGGCATTTGTTCACTCCGTTCTTTAGTCCACCTATACTTTCTTCATATTCTATCCTACGCTTCTCACACAGTAAATCCATCTATGTAGTGGCCACGCAAATAAAAGAGATAGGGAAGCTCCCTATCTCTCATGATGACTAGCTAAGCTTTTCAATTAGCTGATCAAGTACTTCATTTTTTTGTTTAACCAGTTCGGAAGCCTGTTCTCTGTTTGCTTTCATTTCTTCATGAGCGGCCTTCTCTTCTTCCGTTAACTCCGGACGTTCTCCGCTATCTTTCCACTCTTGCATCTTCGCTTCTTTTTCTTCATGTGCAGCTGTGAATTTCTCTTTTAGAGTATCCAACTGAGTATTTAGATCGGCAAGCTCTTTTTGAAGCTCATCAACGCCCTCAACGCTTGCATCTTGATCAAGTAAGAGATCAATTAACTGATCTTTCTTTTCAGCCGTTTCCATTCGCAGTTCGCGCTCTTCAGAGTGTCCTTTAAAGTCACCTCTTTTTCCATGATGACCTCCATGTCCTGCCATTTCCTCTTGCCCCACTACTGCTTCGTCTATTTCAGTTGATTCGTCATCCGCTGCATGAACATTAGCTCCAGCAATTCCTCCCGCAAGCATAACCGATGCGACTCCTACCATCCATTTGTTCATTTTCATCAAACTCCCTTCGTAGGTATGTTCTTACAATACCTATTATGGACAACAATCTACGAAGAAATTTGTAAGAATGATGTGAAAACGATGTGAGTTTCCGCTATCGCTTTGTTAATTGTTGAATGACTTTTTCATCTAAGCTTCGTACATGCAAATCGCGCTGTGGAAATGGAATTTCGATGTTATTTTCTGCGAGAATCCGATTGATCCGGAAATTCAAACTACTTTTTGTTTCTACTGCTGCTTTGGGGGATGAAATCCAAATAAACAGTTGAAAATCTAATGATGAATCACCAAATCCAAGGAAATTCACAAAAGGCGGCGGTGTTTCAAGAACATACATCGAGTGTTCCTTTTCTTCTTCAGCTACTTGTAAAAGAAGTGATCGAACAAGCTCTACATCCGATCCGTATGCGACACCAATTGGTAAGACAAGCCGCAATCGAGAATCACCATAGGAATGATTGACAACCTGTTCTTCGATGAAGTAGGAATTTGGCATTATAATTCGTTCATTATCTAATGTGCGAATAATGGTAGCACGCATATTGATTTTCTCAATGTCACCAATAATGTCGTTAATAATGACACGATCGCCTACTTTAATTGGCCGTTCAAATAAAATGATTAAACCAGAAATAAAGTTATTTGCGATGTTCTGCATTCCAAAACCAATTCCTACACCTAGAACACCTGCAAAAACGGTTAACGCACTAAGATCAATCCCTACTGTCGTTAAACTAATAACGACTGCTACGACCATTAACGTATAGTGAAAAATCCGATTAAACGTAAATTGCAATCCTGTATCTAAGCTATACCGATCATAAACGGGGGGCATCAGAAAAGAAGTTGCGATATTTGAAATTCGATTCGCAAGCGTAATAATGAATAACGCAATTAAAATAAGAAAGAGAGAAATTTCTACCTTTCCAATCGCAACTAAAGGGCTAAACATCCAACTGTTATTGGAATAATAAAGTAATACAAATAGTAGAATTGCGTAACCTGTAGTCCAATTGATAAAGGATGATAAGGCTGGACGAATCCCATTTGGATAATTCTCTTCATTTTCTCTTTTTGTAAGCCATAATTTGATAAAAAATCGAATAAGGAAAAGACCTAGTATGACTGAAACGGTTATGACTAAATCGACAACATTCGCATTTTCGAAGATTGATAGCACAAAAGGCAACTCCTTTATCTGAGTCAGTTACCTTTCATCATATCATGGAAACTGTAACCGAAGCAGTTCACATCCCGTCTAACTTATAAATAACTGAAGTGGGGGCTCAGCTATGAAAAGATGGCTTCTTCTGATTTTTACTTCTATCCTTATACTAGCTGGAAGGAAGCAACTCCTTAGAAAGTAGTGATCGGGTTACTGATTTATCAAACCACTGAACAGAGTAAAGGGAGTGATGCAGGAGAAGAAAACAGTTCATCCGCTGAAGCGACATCGGAATTGCCTGAATTGCTACAGGAACGCAAAGTTATTTTTAACGCTACGCTTTCCTTAAGCGTGGAAGATTTAACATTAGCGATTAATGAAATTAAGGAATCGACTAAAGTATTTGAAGGTTATGTTGTGGAAGAAAGCACTTTTTCAGAGGACAACGCCTTTATTGGATCAATGACCGTTCGTATCCCTCAATCTGAATTTGACGCTTATCTACGTAAGGTAGAAACTCTCGGAAAAGGGACGCCACAAAAGGCAATCACCGGAAGTGATGTCACGGAAGAATATGTCGACCTATCTTCGCGATTAAAAGCAAAGGAAGCTGTTCAACAGAGACTTGAATCATTTCTAAACGAAGCAACGAAAACAGACGACCTGTTAGCAATATCAAATGAACTTTCTCGAGTACAGGAAGAGGTCGAACAGCTGAAAGGGCAAATCAATTATCTCGAAAATCAAAGCGACTATTCTACTGTAACAATCTCGCTTGAACAAAAGAAAAGACCAGTTCCATCAATTGGGAAAGAGATTTCGAAACACTTTCTGAAGCCAAACATCTCTTTATAACCACATCAAACGGACTGCTTGCTTTTTTCTCCAAAACAATCGTTCTATTAATTGGTCTTTCTCCAATTCTTTTACCACTTCTGATCATCGGTTTATTTTTCTTATACCGCTTTCGAAAAAAGACATAGAAAAAGCCGGCCAAATGACCGGCTTTTTCTATGCAGCTACATCTCGTTTTGTGAACAGTAGCCATGATAATAATAAGAAAACAATAAAGTAGACAAGCAATGTAATTAAGGAAAAGCCAAGCGTCATACTTTCGATAATGGGAGACCCATCGAAATAAACACTTAAATCCGTATTTGCAAATAGGATGTATTTCACCCAATCGTACTGACTTAAAATATACGTAAGCTGACTTCCTGTAAACATTAAGAAGATCGCTAGCCCAATGGCAAGGGATGAACTTCTAAAAACACTTGATAGCATGAAAGCAAATGTGACCATCATAAGCAAGTTCACACTTGCAAGCGCATATTCAACGATATAATGAATCGCCATACTCGTTTCGGCCACGTCACCACCTGAATAAGTCAGGTATGGTTGATCGACGGCATTAAAACCGAGGAATAACCCACCGATAATAAAAGATGAAATGTATAAGATGACAAGAGAAAATAGCGCAAATAATAGTGTTGCTATGAATTTGGAAGCAAGAATTTTTGTACGAGAAGCGGGTCTGATCAACAATAGTTTAATGGTTCCCCACGAATATTCACTTGCAATCACGCCAGCCCCGATAATGATTGTGAATATGGAAATTAAACTCACAACGCCAGTCGAACTATCCATAAAACTCCAAATCGAGTCACTTTCTAGAGGGGGAATATTATTCTCCAATCTGTATTCATTAATCGCAATCGAACGTTCCTGACTGTCTTTAAAGGCTTTCGGCATTCCCTCTGAATCTTTTAAAGTTTCTTCCGCTTGTTGGATCGCATTTTCAGAATTCGCACGCCAGTTTGCGGTCTCATCACTTGCATTCATATTGGTGAAAATGGCTGTTACAAGAACGGCCGCCACGACAAGTCCGATCATTACCCATGTTCCTAGTCTTCTATAAATCTTCATGTTTTCATTTTGAATTAAATGTAGCATACTAGACAACTTGCTCACCTCCAGTTACTTCAAGGAACACATCTTCTAACGTTTTCACAGAGGATTGAATACCGTAAACGCGGACGCCCTTTTCCACCAGAACGGCTGTTACCTCTGGAATAAGCTCATGCTCGATTTTTATCGTCAATTTACGATCCGCCTGTTCAATCTCACAATCAGGGAAATTCGCTTTAACAGCATGAACTGCGTGCTCCACTGGGTCAACTTCAAATGAAACCAATACCGCCTGATCATTTTGAACAAAGTCGTTTACCCGCTGAACATCGATCATTTTACCAGCCTGAATAATGCCAATTCGATCACACATGAGCTCGATCTCGGATAATAAATGACTTGAAACGACAACTGCGACGTTTTCTTCTCTTGCAAGCGTTCGTAAATATTGTCTGATTTCTCGAATGCCAGCGGGATCAAGGCCGTTTGTTGGCTCGTCTAGAATGAGTAGCTTAGGTCGATGGAGCAATGCCTGCGCAAGTCCTAGACGCTGTCTCATTCCAAGAGAATATCCCTTCACTTTTTCATTAATACGACCTTGCAGGCCAACCAATTGAACCACTTCTTGAATCCGTTCTTTTGAAACCCCTTTTACCATTCGAGCATAATGGACAAGGTTTTGATAGCCAGTTAGAAATTTGTACATTTCAGGATTTTCAACAATCGCCCCTACTTTTACAATCGCATTCTCGTAATCTGTTTTAATACTGTTTCCATCAATGAGAACTTCGCCTTCTGTCATTCTCATTAGCCCAACCATCATCCGAATCGTTGTTGTTTTTCCTGCTCCATTCGGTCCTAAAAAACCAAACACTTCCCCTGGATAGACATCAAATGAAAGCTGATCAATGATTGTTTTCTTTCCAATTACTTTTGTTAAGTCTCGAATCTGAACAACTGGTTTTACAGCCATGTTACGCCTCCTCTTGGTACATCTTCTTCAACCAATCCACTATTCTCATACGATCTCGCTCGCGAATGGTTTCAACATCTTCGAGAGCCAGTACCTTACCATTTCGAATCGCAATAACCGTTTCAAGCAAAGGTTCGATTTCTGTTACTTCATGTGTCGTAATGATCACCGTTTGCTTTTCTAAATCAATAAATGAAAGTAAACCTTTCACAATTGAATCTCGCACCATCGGATCAAGCCCTGATAATGGCTCATCCATCAAAATAACCGGTACTTCTCTTGCCAGGGTGAGCGCAATTTTCAACCTGCCTCGATTTCCTTTCGATAAATGCTTTACCTTTTGATTCGAATCTACTTCCATAAAGTCAACAATATCGTTCGCTTTTTCTACATCAAAGTCCTGAAATTGTGAAGAAAAGAAATCGATTGTCTCTTTCACTGAAAAGAATGAATAATACGCATCCAATTCAGAAAGATAAGCCACTTTATTGGCTGTTCGCCTAGAAACCGTTTCTTGGTCAATCATTACTTTCCCTTCAGAAGGTCCTACAAGACCTGCGATCATTTTCATGAACGTCGATTTCCCGCTACCGTTTGATCCAACAAGACCAATAATCTTCCCTTCTGGAATGGTTACGTTCACATCCGTAAGGGCATGTTTTGTAAGATATCGCTTTGACACGTTCTCAAATGTAATCATGATTGATTCTCCTTTTCGTTCGTAACGTAAGTTTGAATACCTTCAATCATATCTTCTGATGAAAACCCCATTTGCTTCATTTCTTCAATAAAATTCTGGATGTGGTTAATCTTAAGCTGTTCTCGAAGTTCGACCAGTTTTTCTTTTTGTTCTGTTACAAACGTTCCTTGCCCTCGCTTCGTCTCCACGATTTCCATCCTCTCCAGTTCATTGTAAGTTCTCGACACTGTATTGGGATTCACTCCTGATTGAATGGCCATTTCCCTTACAGAAGGAAGCTTTTCACCAGTTTTTCGTTCACCTTTAATAATTTCCCAGCTAATGCGATCCACGAGCTGCAGGTAAATCGGCTTTGAGGGATTAAACTCTTCTCCCATCCGTTACACCTCCACTTTTCGATCAAGTAACCAGCAAGTAATCAAGAATATAACGACTAAAGTGATGATATCGAAAACCACGTTACCAACCGGAAATGGAAAGGTTGATACAGTTAAATCAAACTCCTGCTGACTAACTTCCATATTTAACGGTGAGGGCAATTGTACATATCCCCACTCCACAAGCACTTCTGAAAGACGGGTTCCACTAAACCACGATCCTAACCAACTAATGAAAGCAACAAGTACAAGGACAAGGAGAAGCGCCCATTTGCCAATATAGGTTTTCAACACTTGATAAAACGTCCAATAGAAGATAAGCCAAATTCCCATGTAGATAGACCCTGTCACAATGACGGCTAAAAAGTAAAACCCGAACAACCATACGTTGTCAATTGGAAGCTCCAAAGCACTTGTCTCTATGTTGTAAGCTAGAAGAGATAAGCTACTTACAAGACCAATTGAAATTAGTATTGCTAATAATCCATTCAGGAATTTAGCCCCAAGTAAGCGAGCTCCAGATTGAGGATTGTGGAGCCAAAGATGCAGGTTTCTTCCTTCAGTGTTAAGACTAATCAATAAGTACAGGGGTAGAAAGAAAACATGTATCGCTGTTAAGATACCACCAATAATGGCGGTTAAATAAGGGAATTCCCACCTTTCTGATGCTAAGAAAAAACCGATCATTACCAGTAAATCAAATGTTAGGACGCCTAAAAGAAGGATTCTTGTTACACGAAATTCTTTTCGTAACAGCCCGCTCCAATTCATCATTTTATCACTCCTCATATTGTGTTGGTGTATTAGTTACATAGTACACCGATACTTTGGAAAGGTCAATCTTTTTTAGATTAAATTTTTTCTTAAAAAATGATCTAAATTGACGTTTTTTTCGTTAGCTTTGTAAGACGATTGTCAGTAAATGCTTATATGATAGAAATTAACTAAAAGAGGTGAAGAATGTGAGGAAGATCTTGTTGCTTGTCGTTGGCGCAATTATCTGGCTCGTTCTTGCTGGTTATAACAATAATTATACTGAGCCGGCGCAAGAAGCCGTAACAAACACAACTGAAGAAAACCAATCTGAGTTAGAAGTAGAAGAAATGGAGAAACCGGATGTCTTATCGGATGAATTTTTACTTCTGGATGATCAGAAGAAAAAAATTGAGAATGCAAAAGAATCTCAGGACGTTCAAGAAGGAATTGAACCAGTGCAACTTGAAATTCCCGCCATTGATGTGAAAGCCGATATTGAGAATGTAGGCGTCTTAGATAACGGGCAAATGGGTGTCCCAGAAGATATCAACAAAGTTGGCTGGTTTGAGCCCGGCTTTAAGCCAGGTACAAAAGGAAATGCTGTCCTTGCCGGGCACGTCGATAGTAAAACGGGACCAGCTATCTTCTTTTATCTCGAAAAACTATCAAAAGGAGACGAAATTATTTTAACTGGTCAAGATGGTGAAACAATGACCTTCGTTGTAACCGGTAAAGAAAGATACCCATATGATGATTCTCCAATTGAGAAAATTTTTGGACCAACTGATTCACGCACATTGAATCTCATTACATGTGTTGGCACATTTAATCGGTCGAAAGGGACACATGAAGAAAGACTTGTTGTGTCAACCGAATTAAAAGAAGACGATGCTGATAAAAAGGAACAAGTAAATCCTGACGAAGTACCAGATGCCCCAACAAACCTTAGTGTTAGTGGCAACTTTCTTTCGTGGCATGCTGTTCGTGATGAAAATGTGGTAGGTTATCGAATTTATAAAGCCGATGCATACGGAGTATACAAACAAATTGAGAGTGTATCAAATCTTGAACGAAAGAGCTTTACAGATCCAGATGCCTCAAGCTCTTCCTACTATGTTACAGCGGTTAATATTTTTGGAAATGAATCGGCGCCTTCTAAAAAAATAACTTCAGACGAATAAGAAAGAGCCCAGCTGAAATTTTCAGCAGGGCTCTTTTTTGTCTATCTAAAACTAACTCGCTTTCTTCATTTCAAATTCAACAAGATAACGATTAAAGTAGTCATCTGTTTCACTCTTAATCACTTTATAAAGCAACAATAGCGCAATTAAGTTTGGAATCATCATTAAGGCATTGGCCATATCTGCAAAGGCCCACACGGTTGTTAAGTTCGCAACTGTTCCAACAAAGCACGCTAGTATATATACGGCACCATAATAAATCGTTATTTTTGTACCAACAAGGTATTCAAAACATTTATACCCATACACGTACCAGCCGATAATGGTCGAGAAACCAAAGAAAATAACAGAGAACGTGACGATATATTCACCAACCATACCGAGACTTGACCCAAAGGCAGCAGTCGTTAAAGCACCCGCTTCCAGGTTTGGATCATGCACAACTCCTGAAAGCTCTCCTCCTGTAGGATCCCAAAATCCTGTAATGAGGAGAACGAGCGCCGTCATTGTACAAACAATAATTGTTACAATAAACGTACCCGTCATAGCAACGAGCGCTTGTTTTACAGG contains:
- a CDS encoding HAMP domain-containing sensor histidine kinase gives rise to the protein MKKVKIGTKLFLSYVVLIVVILLITTVSFRYLFQEYLVREARDQLQKEGLQISHMLEDRNWKGNQPPNGLLDRRRIEMAGNLISSQFIIYNQNDRAIYSNVDEDVQMEYEENKGKLFVTEEVSINDSREQIGRLVLFTKVESLEGFNRIIEQAQAFSLFVSAAVAVLLAAWMQRGITGPIRLLADHMRRFSMRKPQPPLKLKSKDEINELAETFEELTDQLRKNDFDQKEFLQNASHELKTPLMAIQGNAEGILDEVIVGEEVEHSLEVIVNETQRLKKIVQDISYLTRLETVEEAFTYEVVDMQLIMKEAVTAVKPLAYQNGLKLKYDGDYAVHVEVDADKMKQAFLNIIGNALRFASSLIEIRMRKEENQVTIEIRDDGTGFGENPERVFDRFYTGDQSGSGIGLAITKTIVEKHHGEIHAENHKKGGRVVITLPFPSG
- a CDS encoding response regulator transcription factor translates to MPHVFVIDDEQNIRDILEKYLKKEGFTVSIFQDGAEVLSALKTSEPDLLVLDIMMPNVDGLELLRLLRKQSFIPVIVVSARDEELDRILGLELGADDYLTKPFSPRELVVRIKNIFKRIDRVEQGQSSYQIHLKNVQLNKKKRQVLIEDQEIALTPKEYDVLAFLIQNPGQPFTREKLIETIWGYHYAGDGRLIDDLVKRLRKKMVDGDLKIVTVWGYGYKIDEEG
- a CDS encoding mechanosensitive ion channel domain-containing protein, whose translation is MLSIFENANVVDLVITVSVILGLFLIRFFIKLWLTKRENEENYPNGIRPALSSFINWTTGYAILLFVLLYYSNNSWMFSPLVAIGKVEISLFLILIALFIITLANRISNIATSFLMPPVYDRYSLDTGLQFTFNRIFHYTLMVVAVVISLTTVGIDLSALTVFAGVLGVGIGFGMQNIANNFISGLIILFERPIKVGDRVIINDIIGDIEKINMRATIIRTLDNERIIMPNSYFIEEQVVNHSYGDSRLRLVLPIGVAYGSDVELVRSLLLQVAEEEKEHSMYVLETPPPFVNFLGFGDSSLDFQLFIWISSPKAAVETKSSLNFRINRILAENNIEIPFPQRDLHVRSLDEKVIQQLTKR
- a CDS encoding DUF4349 domain-containing protein; its protein translation is MIGLLIYQTTEQSKGSDAGEENSSSAEATSELPELLQERKVIFNATLSLSVEDLTLAINEIKESTKVFEGYVVEESTFSEDNAFIGSMTVRIPQSEFDAYLRKVETLGKGTPQKAITGSDVTEEYVDLSSRLKAKEAVQQRLESFLNEATKTDDLLAISNELSRVQEEVEQLKGQINYLENQSDYSTVTISLEQKKRPVPSIGKEISKHFLKPNISL
- a CDS encoding ABC transporter permease; translation: MLHLIQNENMKIYRRLGTWVMIGLVVAAVLVTAIFTNMNASDETANWRANSENAIQQAEETLKDSEGMPKAFKDSQERSIAINEYRLENNIPPLESDSIWSFMDSSTGVVSLISIFTIIIGAGVIASEYSWGTIKLLLIRPASRTKILASKFIATLLFALFSLVILYISSFIIGGLFLGFNAVDQPYLTYSGGDVAETSMAIHYIVEYALASVNLLMMVTFAFMLSSVFRSSSLAIGLAIFLMFTGSQLTYILSQYDWVKYILFANTDLSVYFDGSPIIESMTLGFSLITLLVYFIVFLLLSWLLFTKRDVAA
- a CDS encoding ABC transporter ATP-binding protein, with protein sequence MAVKPVVQIRDLTKVIGKKTIIDQLSFDVYPGEVFGFLGPNGAGKTTTIRMMVGLMRMTEGEVLIDGNSIKTDYENAIVKVGAIVENPEMYKFLTGYQNLVHYARMVKGVSKERIQEVVQLVGLQGRINEKVKGYSLGMRQRLGLAQALLHRPKLLILDEPTNGLDPAGIREIRQYLRTLAREENVAVVVSSHLLSEIELMCDRIGIIQAGKMIDVQRVNDFVQNDQAVLVSFEVDPVEHAVHAVKANFPDCEIEQADRKLTIKIEHELIPEVTAVLVEKGVRVYGIQSSVKTLEDVFLEVTGGEQVV
- a CDS encoding ABC transporter ATP-binding protein; the encoded protein is MITFENVSKRYLTKHALTDVNVTIPEGKIIGLVGSNGSGKSTFMKMIAGLVGPSEGKVMIDQETVSRRTANKVAYLSELDAYYSFFSVKETIDFFSSQFQDFDVEKANDIVDFMEVDSNQKVKHLSKGNRGRLKIALTLAREVPVILMDEPLSGLDPMVRDSIVKGLLSFIDLEKQTVIITTHEVTEIEPLLETVIAIRNGKVLALEDVETIRERDRMRIVDWLKKMYQEEA
- a CDS encoding GntR family transcriptional regulator, which codes for MGEEFNPSKPIYLQLVDRISWEIIKGERKTGEKLPSVREMAIQSGVNPNTVSRTYNELERMEIVETKRGQGTFVTEQKEKLVELREQLKINHIQNFIEEMKQMGFSSEDMIEGIQTYVTNEKENQS
- a CDS encoding sortase, with the translated sequence MRKILLLVVGAIIWLVLAGYNNNYTEPAQEAVTNTTEENQSELEVEEMEKPDVLSDEFLLLDDQKKKIENAKESQDVQEGIEPVQLEIPAIDVKADIENVGVLDNGQMGVPEDINKVGWFEPGFKPGTKGNAVLAGHVDSKTGPAIFFYLEKLSKGDEIILTGQDGETMTFVVTGKERYPYDDSPIEKIFGPTDSRTLNLITCVGTFNRSKGTHEERLVVSTELKEDDADKKEQVNPDEVPDAPTNLSVSGNFLSWHAVRDENVVGYRIYKADAYGVYKQIESVSNLERKSFTDPDASSSSYYVTAVNIFGNESAPSKKITSDE